A portion of the Krasilnikovia cinnamomea genome contains these proteins:
- a CDS encoding fumarylacetoacetate hydrolase family protein, with product MRFARFVHAGGVSFGVVEGEAGAGPAGLTVAEIDSLPFEAVRFTGQRWALSDVRLLAPIFSSKVIGVGRNYAEHAAEHGVEVPKEPLIFIKPSTSVIGPNDAIRLPPQSQRVEHEAELAVVIGATGARRVDRAGAEKAIFGYTCGNDVTARDLQRSDPQWTRAKGFDSFCPLGPWIVTDLDVSDLEIRCEVGRDPEAMEVRQLGRTRDMVFDVPTLVSYVSHVMTLLPGDVILTGTPAGVSEIVSGDTVAVRVQGIGELSNPVVALT from the coding sequence GTGCGCTTCGCTCGTTTTGTTCATGCCGGTGGGGTGTCGTTCGGCGTCGTGGAGGGTGAGGCGGGTGCCGGTCCCGCGGGTCTGACCGTCGCCGAGATCGACAGCCTGCCGTTCGAGGCGGTGCGTTTCACGGGCCAGCGGTGGGCGCTGTCGGACGTCCGGCTGCTGGCGCCGATCTTCTCCAGCAAGGTCATCGGGGTCGGCCGCAACTACGCCGAGCACGCCGCCGAACACGGGGTGGAGGTGCCCAAGGAACCGCTGATCTTCATCAAGCCGTCCACCTCGGTGATCGGCCCGAACGACGCGATCCGGCTGCCGCCGCAGTCGCAGCGGGTGGAGCACGAGGCCGAGCTGGCGGTGGTGATCGGGGCGACCGGCGCTCGCCGGGTGGACCGGGCCGGCGCCGAGAAGGCGATCTTCGGCTACACCTGCGGCAACGACGTCACCGCCCGCGACCTGCAGCGCAGCGACCCGCAGTGGACGCGGGCGAAGGGCTTCGACTCGTTCTGCCCGCTGGGCCCGTGGATCGTCACCGACCTGGACGTGAGCGATCTGGAGATCCGCTGCGAGGTCGGGCGCGACCCCGAGGCGATGGAGGTACGCCAGCTCGGCCGGACCAGGGACATGGTCTTCGACGTGCCGACCCTGGTGTCGTACGTGTCGCACGTCATGACGCTGCTGCCGGGCGACGTGATCCTGACCGGGACCCCGGCCGGGGTGAGCGAGATCGTCTCCGGCGACACCGTCGCGGTGCGGGTGCAGGGCATCGGCGAGCTGTCCAACCCGGTGGTCGCGCTGACGTAA
- a CDS encoding 3-methyladenine DNA glycosylase: MGTQEGGTLHEGTLHDIAPRDAAPTERALTTTLPSVTWIPLARAHAERADSMTAGHRARKSRGEKHAIEDFLYDYYGTRPATLRRWHPGVGAGLSPAPDGLAEHAAWKWYRTYPDGVVTLDVAAYLHARAESVRYIHGLLTATASRPVFSGCFGLHEWAMVYRQPEHRHPLPLRLGQAGTDAVVEQHPIRCTHFDAFRFFTPEAVGLNRLQPTRATQVDLDQPGCLHAAMDVHKWAGKLGAAVPGALALDCFALAADIRLLDMQASPYDLSSYGQPPVKIETPEGKAEYVARQREFARRAAALRARLIRVCEELLGPGLAAQNRAAVAPHNL; this comes from the coding sequence ATGGGGACGCAGGAGGGCGGGACCCTCCACGAGGGGACCCTGCACGACATCGCGCCGCGCGACGCGGCGCCCACGGAGCGCGCATTGACCACCACCTTGCCCTCGGTCACCTGGATTCCGCTGGCCCGCGCCCACGCCGAGCGGGCCGACTCGATGACGGCGGGCCACCGCGCCCGCAAGTCCCGCGGCGAGAAGCACGCCATCGAGGACTTCCTGTACGACTACTACGGCACCCGCCCCGCGACCCTGCGCCGCTGGCATCCCGGCGTCGGCGCGGGGCTGTCGCCCGCACCCGACGGGCTCGCCGAGCACGCCGCCTGGAAGTGGTACCGGACCTATCCCGACGGTGTGGTCACCCTGGACGTGGCGGCGTACCTGCACGCCCGCGCGGAGAGCGTGCGCTACATCCACGGCCTGCTCACCGCGACGGCCAGCCGCCCGGTCTTCTCCGGCTGCTTCGGGCTGCACGAGTGGGCCATGGTCTACCGCCAGCCGGAGCACCGGCACCCGCTGCCGCTGCGGCTGGGCCAGGCCGGCACGGACGCGGTGGTCGAGCAGCACCCGATCCGCTGCACCCACTTCGACGCGTTCCGGTTCTTCACCCCCGAGGCGGTGGGGCTCAACCGGCTGCAGCCCACCCGGGCCACCCAGGTGGACCTAGACCAGCCCGGTTGCCTGCACGCCGCGATGGACGTACACAAGTGGGCCGGCAAGCTGGGTGCGGCCGTGCCCGGCGCGCTGGCGCTGGACTGCTTCGCCCTGGCCGCCGACATCCGCCTGCTCGACATGCAGGCCTCACCGTACGACCTCAGCTCGTACGGCCAGCCACCGGTGAAGATCGAGACTCCGGAGGGCAAGGCCGAGTACGTGGCCCGCCAGCGCGAGTTCGCCCGCCGGGCCGCCGCCCTGCGCGCGCGGTTGATCCGGGTCTGCGAGGAACTGCTCGGTCCCGGCCTCGCCGCCCAGAACCGCGCGGCCGTCGCCCCGCACAACCTCTGA
- the arfB gene encoding alternative ribosome rescue aminoacyl-tRNA hydrolase ArfB yields MPDDVRVNDRLTIPAAELSWRFSRSSGPGGQGVNTTDSRVELSWDLAGSEMLPPALRERAAGRLGGRLVNGVLTVTASEHRSQLRNREAAAARLAGLVAGAIAPPPRVRRATRPSRGAVERRIADKKRRSQVKRGRRGDLD; encoded by the coding sequence GTGCCGGACGACGTACGGGTGAACGACCGACTGACGATCCCGGCCGCCGAGTTGTCCTGGCGTTTCTCGCGGTCCAGCGGCCCGGGCGGCCAGGGCGTGAACACGACGGACTCCCGGGTGGAGCTGTCGTGGGACCTGGCCGGTTCCGAGATGCTGCCGCCCGCCCTGCGCGAGCGCGCCGCCGGGCGGCTCGGCGGGCGGCTCGTCAACGGTGTGCTCACCGTCACCGCGTCGGAGCACCGTTCCCAGTTGCGTAACCGGGAGGCCGCCGCGGCCCGCCTCGCCGGGCTGGTGGCCGGGGCGATCGCGCCCCCGCCGCGGGTGCGGCGGGCCACCAGGCCGTCGCGGGGCGCGGTGGAGCGCCGGATCGCCGACAAGAAGCGCCGGAGCCAGGTCAAGCGGGGCAGGCGCGGCGACCTCGACTGA
- a CDS encoding M16 family metallopeptidase, protein MSAQPTPVTATGYPWPIETTRLANGLRVVVSEDRSAPVVCVNLWYDVGSRHEPPGQTGFAHLFEHLMFEGSLHVAKTEHMRLVQGSGGSLNATTNPDRTNYFETLPAEHLELAIWLEADRMGGLVPALTQETLDNQREVVKNERRQRYENVPYGDAWLRLLPLLYPPGHPYHHATIGSMEDLNAAALEVFQAFHQRYYAPNNAVLTVVGDTTPDEVFTLADRYFGSLSPVPDIPPAPSGHLSGPATAPARDTVSAAVPAPRIYLAHRTHPFGTAGYDAVTVLATVLGSGRGSRLYQRLADGARIAQPDYVGAYGVDLAHAPAPLIVTATAKDGVSPQTLEDGLAEVVDSLATEPVTEAELDRAKALLTTAWWRQVSTVGGRADTLGRYATQFGDPAAAGYRLPAWQAVTAGDVADVAAQVLRPESRVTLTYLPKESS, encoded by the coding sequence GTGTCTGCACAGCCCACACCGGTCACGGCGACCGGCTACCCGTGGCCCATCGAAACCACGCGCCTGGCCAACGGGCTACGCGTCGTCGTCAGCGAGGACCGCAGCGCCCCGGTGGTCTGCGTCAACCTCTGGTACGACGTCGGTTCCCGGCACGAGCCACCCGGACAGACCGGCTTCGCGCACCTCTTCGAGCACCTGATGTTCGAGGGTTCGCTGCACGTGGCGAAGACCGAGCACATGCGCCTGGTACAGGGCTCGGGCGGTTCGCTGAACGCCACCACGAACCCGGACCGCACCAACTACTTCGAGACCCTGCCGGCGGAGCACCTGGAGTTGGCCATCTGGCTGGAGGCCGACCGCATGGGCGGCCTGGTACCCGCGCTGACCCAGGAGACACTGGACAACCAGCGCGAGGTGGTCAAGAACGAGCGGCGCCAGCGCTACGAGAACGTCCCGTACGGTGACGCGTGGCTGCGCCTGCTGCCGCTGCTGTACCCGCCGGGACACCCGTACCACCACGCGACGATCGGGTCGATGGAGGACCTGAACGCGGCCGCGCTGGAGGTGTTCCAGGCGTTCCACCAGCGCTACTACGCCCCGAACAACGCGGTGCTCACCGTCGTCGGCGACACCACGCCGGACGAGGTCTTCACGCTGGCGGACCGGTACTTCGGGTCGCTGTCCCCGGTGCCCGACATCCCACCGGCGCCGAGCGGGCACCTGAGCGGACCCGCCACGGCACCGGCGCGGGACACCGTCTCCGCGGCGGTTCCGGCCCCGCGGATCTATCTCGCCCACCGGACCCACCCCTTCGGTACGGCCGGGTACGACGCGGTGACCGTACTGGCGACCGTGCTGGGCAGCGGCCGCGGCAGCCGGCTGTACCAGCGCCTCGCGGACGGCGCCCGGATCGCCCAGCCCGACTACGTCGGCGCGTACGGGGTGGATCTGGCGCACGCACCCGCCCCGCTGATCGTCACCGCCACGGCCAAGGACGGGGTGAGTCCGCAGACCCTGGAGGACGGACTGGCGGAGGTGGTGGACAGCCTGGCCACCGAGCCGGTCACGGAGGCGGAGCTGGACCGGGCGAAGGCGCTGCTGACGACCGCGTGGTGGCGCCAGGTGTCCACGGTGGGCGGCCGCGCCGACACCCTCGGCCGGTACGCCACCCAGTTCGGCGATCCGGCGGCGGCCGGGTACCGGCTGCCCGCCTGGCAGGCCGTCACCGCCGGGGACGTCGCCGATGTGGCCGCGCAGGTGCTGCGCCCCGAATCCCGCGTCACGCTGACCTACCTGCCGAAGGAGTCCTCATGA